A genome region from Magnolia sinica isolate HGM2019 chromosome 8, MsV1, whole genome shotgun sequence includes the following:
- the LOC131254198 gene encoding LRR receptor-like serine/threonine-protein kinase EFR, whose amino-acid sequence MEFPPMSPGAFWSFLLLTSIHLQCFFGSPAHFSNETDRVALLHLKHLITDDPLRSLSSWNHTLHFCNWQGVTCGGHRHPQRVTALNLTGHNLVGPIPPFIGNLTFLRIIDLSANNFHDTVPEEIGRLFRLRYLYLTNNTFSGEIPANLTHCSDLQVLHLYGNQLAGRIPTELGSLTKLTSLALGHNNLTGSIPPSLGNLSSLTYLYLSITVWRAESRVSSAGWIPPSLYNLSSIKILDVGSNRLHGNLPPNLGLTLPNLRMLLVGSNQFTGPIPVSLSNASGIVVIELCNNSFSGSVPLNFGSLKGLTHLRLWGNELGIGKASDLSFLISLNNCSSLRVLQLSINNLSGALPESMANLSTQLRWLTLGNNSIFGSIPSGIQNLIGLTVLAMRNNFLTGTIPIGVGKLNKVEVLYLDGNELSGHIPSSLGNISRLFRLSLDGNKLTGRVPSSLGNCTYMQFIYLGNNNLSGSLPKQLFSFPSLIELQLTNNSFTGNLPWEVGYLKTLSLLFVSNNNLSGEIPISLGNCLSLEYLWLDGNFFQGPIPSTFTTLRGLQSLDLSRNNLSGKILRYLENLFALQYLNLSFNNFEGELPKQGVFRNASEVSVLRNSKLCGGIPQLQLPPCSGQSSKKQGMSRASKVKFSIIGVVLCLLSLSCFITILYRVRKSRKKPSALPSAEDPFVNVSYAELFKATDGFSSANLVGTGSFGAVYKGFLDCVGSMVAMKVFNLQRQGALRSFMAKCEALRNISLEKWLHGDGHDQLKRNLKFTQRLNIAIDVASALDYLHNHCQTSLVHRDLKPSNILLDDDMTARVGYFGLARFLSEVVHTGSIGMKGSIGYIPPESPRERMWMRDVVAEMHAIKDLYLGTGFEFKWMNLQLAASAVELKIRSGNLFPFSVNMTKPAIHTILMPPLGLQAFTKKLGRDFSLFPAGKTVAVVEGSGSGN is encoded by the exons ATGGAGTTCCCTCCTATGAGCccaggggcattttggtcatttctcctTCTCACTTCCATTCACCTTCAATGCTTCTTCGGATCTCCCGCTCACTTCTCCAACGAAACTGATCGCGTTGCTCTGCTCCACTTGAAACACCTGATAACCGACGATCCTCTCCGTTCCTTGAGCTCTTGGAATcatactctccacttctgtaACTGGCAAGGAGTTACATGCGGTGGTCACCGCCATCCTCAAAGGGTCACCGCCTTGAACCTCACGGGCCataacttggtggggcccatacctCCCTTCATAGGGAATCTCACCTTCCTCAGGATAATCGATCTCTCAGCCAACAACTTCCACGACACAGTTCCTGAAGAGATTGGCCGTTTGTTCCGCTTGCGGTATCTCTATCTGACAAATAATACATTCAGCGGAGAGATTCCAGCAAATCTGACCCACTGTTCGGACCTCCAAGTCCTTCATCTTTACGGAAATCAGCTGGCTGGGAGGATTCCGACTGAGCTTGGCTCTCTGACCAAGCTCACCAGTTTGGCCCTCGGTCACAACAATCTTACAGGAAGCATCCCAccttcacttggaaacctttcgtCTCTCACTTACCTTTATCTCTCAATAACAGTCTGGAGGGCAGAATCCCGGGTGAGCTCAGCCGGCTG GATTCCTCCCTCGCTGTACAATCTGTCCTCCATTAAGATTTTGGACGTGGGAAGCAACAGATTGCATGGAAATCTTCCACCTAATTTAGGCCTCACTCTTCCTAATCTCCGAATGCTTCTCGTAGGatcaaaccaattcacaggaccaataccagtttcattatccaatgcttcGGGAATTGTAGTTATTGAACTCTGTAACAATAGTTTTAGTGGATCTGTGCCTCTGAATTTTGGAAGCCTCAAGGGTCTCACCCATTTACGTTTGTGGGGCAATGAACTTGGAATTGGGAAAGCAAGTGACTTGAGTTTTCTTATTTCTTTAAACAATTGCAGTAGTTTACGAGTGCTGCAGCTAAGCATAAATAATCTCAGTGGTGCGTTGCCTGAGTCCATGGCTAATCTTTCGACCCAACTGAGATGGTTAACTTTGGGAAATAACAGCATATTCGGTAGCATCCCATCTGGTATTCAGAATCTTATCGGCTTAACAGTACTGGCAATGAGGAATAACTTTCTGACAGGTACAATTCCCATTGGTGTTGGGAAGCTTAACAAGGTGGAGGTACTTTACTTGGATGGAAATGAATTATCTGGGCACATTCCGTCTTCTTTGGGAAACATCTCCCGATTGTTCCGACTTTCTTTAGATGGAAACAAGCTAACTGGGAGGGTGCCTTCAAGTCTTGGAAACTGTACATACATGCAGTTCATATACCTCGGTAATAATAATCTTAGTGGTAGCTTACCCAAACAACTTTTCAGCTTTCCCTCTTTAATTGAACTCCAGCTCACAAACAACTCTTTTACCGGTAATCTGCCATGGGAAGTCGGTTACTTGAAAACTCTCTCATTATTGTTTGTTTCAAATAACAATTTATCAGGCGAAATTCCAATCTCGCTAGGCAATTGTTTAAGCCTTGAGTATCTCTGGTTGGATGGGAACTTCTTTCAAGGTCCAATTCCATCAACATTTACTACTCTAAGAGGCCTTCAATCCCTGGATCTTTCACGCAACAACTTGTCTGGAAAGATTCTACGGTACCTGGAGAACCTTTTTGCCTTGCAGTatctaaatctatctttcaataatTTCGAGGGTGAATTACCAAAACAAGGGGTCTTTAGAAATGCCAGTGAAGTTTCAGTACTCAGAAATAGTAAACTTTGTGGTGGTATTCCACAATTGCAATTGCCTCCATGCTCTGGCCAATCTTCCAAGAAACAGGGGATGTCTCGTGCTTCAAAAGTAAAATTCTCCATAATTGGTGTTGTCCTGTGTCTTCTTTCATTATCTTGTTTCATTACCATTCTTTATCGGGTCAGAAAGTCGAGAAAGAAACCTTCTGCTTTGCCTTCTGCCGAGGATCCTTTTGTCAATGTGTCTTATGCGGAACTCTTTAAAGCAACAGATGGGTTCTCTTCTGCTAATTTGGTCGGCACCGGAAGTTTTGGTGCTGTATATAAAGGGTTTCTAGATTGTGTTGGATCTATGGTGGCAATGAAGGTCTTCAACCTTCAACGACAGGGAGCTCTGAGGAGCTTTATGGCCAAATGCGAAGCTTTGagaaacattag TCTAGAGAAGTGGTTGCATGGAGATGGTCATGATCAGCTGAAAAGGAACTTGAAGTTTACTCAAAGGCTAAACATAGCTATAGATGTGGCTTCTGCATTAGATTATCTGCATAATCATTGTCAAACGTCACTCGTACATCGAGATTTAAAACCGAGCAATattcttcttgatgatgacatgactGCTCGTGTGGGTTATTTCGGGCTAGCCAGGTTCTTATCTGAAGTCGTGCACACTGGTTCGATTGGAATGAAGGGATCTATTGGGTACATCCCTCCAG AATCTCCAAGAGAACGAATGTGGATGAGAGATGTTGTTgcagaaatgcatgcaatcaaGGACTTGTATCTTGGGACCG GGTTTGAGTTCAAATGGATGAATTTGCAGTTGGCTGCTTCTGCAGTTGAGTTGAAGATTAGGAGTGGGAATCT cTTCCCATTCTCTGTTAACATGACCAAACCAGCCATTCACACCATCTTAATGCCCCCGCTCGGGTTACAAGCTTTCACTAAGAAGCTCGGCAGAGATTTTTCATTGTTCCCAGCAGGGAAGACGGTTGCAGTTGTTGAAGGTAGCGGGTCAGGGAAttga